Proteins encoded by one window of Paenibacillus sp. DCT19:
- a CDS encoding rhamnogalacturonan acetylesterase: protein MTAWKFKFGPGEEIEGYKAVSSNTFYEAHQGFGFEQGSIVYEKQRIHENESSRGANRTQGNGEPVNLASQLRSSFCIPTKASFVMDVPDGTYQIMMLAGDELAETRTRVKAGEGRLMVPTIHTLPGQCAEVRFSVVVRGGKLRLSFSGPAPRINALEVTLANQTMTVFLAGDSTVTDQPESGYPYCGWGQLLPAQFKHDVAVDNHAQSGRSSRSFIHEGRLDAIQRKIKAEDYLFIQFGHNDEKPDPSRGTKPFTTYKEHLKKYIDVAREAGARPVLVTPVHRRYFADDGTLTDTHGDYIVAVRELAQEEEVPLIDLAERSRLLFEQTGIEGTKEDFMWVLPGEFMNFPAGVEDNTHFQERGAHRLAEQVAEAIRELRLQPLQMFLR from the coding sequence ATTACAGCATGGAAATTTAAGTTTGGCCCTGGAGAAGAAATAGAAGGTTACAAGGCAGTATCTTCGAATACATTCTATGAGGCTCACCAGGGATTCGGATTTGAACAAGGCTCCATCGTGTATGAGAAACAACGAATCCATGAGAATGAGTCATCACGAGGGGCTAATCGCACTCAAGGTAACGGGGAGCCGGTTAACCTGGCCTCCCAATTACGTTCAAGCTTCTGTATCCCAACGAAAGCCTCCTTTGTCATGGATGTGCCGGATGGCACGTATCAGATCATGATGCTTGCTGGAGATGAGCTGGCTGAGACACGTACCCGTGTCAAAGCTGGAGAAGGCAGACTCATGGTACCAACCATTCATACGTTGCCAGGACAGTGTGCAGAGGTTCGATTCTCTGTCGTTGTTCGAGGAGGCAAGCTTCGCTTATCCTTCTCAGGCCCAGCACCACGAATTAATGCATTGGAAGTTACACTTGCGAACCAGACCATGACTGTGTTCCTGGCAGGCGATTCCACGGTTACGGATCAACCGGAGAGTGGTTACCCTTACTGTGGTTGGGGGCAGTTGTTGCCGGCTCAATTCAAACACGATGTGGCTGTAGATAATCATGCGCAATCAGGACGCAGTTCTCGCAGTTTCATTCATGAGGGACGCTTAGATGCCATTCAGAGGAAGATCAAGGCAGAGGATTATCTCTTTATTCAATTCGGACATAACGATGAGAAGCCAGATCCTAGTCGGGGAACGAAGCCTTTCACAACATATAAAGAGCATTTGAAAAAATATATTGATGTCGCCCGTGAGGCAGGGGCTCGTCCAGTGCTGGTTACGCCCGTTCATCGTCGCTATTTTGCGGACGACGGCACGCTAACAGATACGCATGGCGATTATATCGTAGCTGTACGTGAATTAGCGCAAGAGGAAGAAGTTCCGCTAATTGATCTTGCGGAGCGAAGCCGTCTTTTGTTCGAGCAGACGGGTATCGAGGGTACCAAAGAGGATTTTATGTGGGTGCTGCCTGGTGAATTTATGAACTTCCCTGCAGGTGTTGAAGACAACACGCACTTTCAAGAGCGCGGTGCTCATCGTCTTGCCGAGCAAGTGGCTGAAGCCATCCGTGAATTAAGATTACAGCCATTACAGATGTTCTTGCGTTAG
- a CDS encoding carbohydrate ABC transporter permease: MVWRNVKWPIYHLFVAALALLMLYPVLWMLFSSFKESRTIFVTADTLFPTEWIWSNYVDGWKGAGGRPFMDYITNSLVIVIISTIGAVISSSLIAFGFARLNFKGRAFWFSIMMLTLMLPHDVVLVPQYIIFTKLGWLNTILPIVVPTFFGMPFFIFLMVQFIRTIPKELDEAATIDGCNKFRLYIQIIMPLIKSSLATAAIFSFYWRWEDLLGPVLYLNSPDKYTVSMALKMFLDSESASNWGAMFAMSIVSLVPVVAVFFIFQKQIVQGMSTSGLKG, translated from the coding sequence ATGGTTTGGAGAAATGTAAAATGGCCCATTTATCACCTGTTCGTTGCAGCTCTAGCCCTCCTGATGCTCTATCCTGTACTCTGGATGCTGTTCAGTTCCTTCAAGGAAAGCCGCACCATCTTTGTTACAGCAGACACGCTCTTCCCAACAGAATGGATCTGGAGCAACTATGTTGATGGTTGGAAAGGCGCTGGCGGTAGACCGTTCATGGATTACATTACGAACTCGCTTGTCATTGTTATTATCTCAACCATTGGTGCAGTAATATCGTCATCATTGATCGCTTTCGGTTTTGCCAGACTCAACTTCAAAGGACGTGCCTTCTGGTTCTCCATTATGATGTTGACTCTCATGCTGCCACATGACGTTGTACTCGTTCCTCAATATATTATTTTCACAAAGCTTGGTTGGCTGAATACGATCCTGCCGATTGTTGTTCCTACATTCTTCGGGATGCCGTTCTTCATCTTCCTGATGGTGCAGTTCATTCGAACGATTCCTAAGGAATTGGATGAGGCAGCTACGATTGACGGATGTAACAAATTCAGGCTATACATTCAGATTATTATGCCACTCATCAAATCATCGCTCGCTACTGCCGCAATCTTCTCCTTCTACTGGAGATGGGAAGACTTGCTGGGTCCCGTATTGTACCTGAATTCACCGGATAAATACACCGTTTCAATGGCACTGAAAATGTTCCTGGATAGCGAATCTGCCTCTAACTGGGGAGCGATGTTCGCGATGTCCATCGTCAGTCTCGTACCTGTTGTAGCTGTGTTCTTCATCTTCCAGAAACAAATTGTACAAGGGATGAGCACCAGCGGTTTGAAAGGCTAA